From a single Stackebrandtia endophytica genomic region:
- a CDS encoding catalase: protein MPEEKYSTNSAGIPTESEEHSLTAGPDGPILLHDHYLIEKMALFNRERVPERQPHAKGAGAFGHFEVTNDVSQFTKADLFQPGRRTDLVIRFSTVAGERGSPDTWRDPRGFAIKFYTDFGNYDMVGNNTPIFFVRDPMKFQDFIRSQKRRADNDMRDHDMQWDFWTLSPESAHQVTWLMGDRGIPANWRHMDGFSSHTYLWVNAGGERFWVKYHFKTDQGNDFLTQADADRLAGEDGDYHRRDLWQALERGDHPSWTLKMQVMPFADAPDYRFNPFDLTKVWPHGDYPLIEVGRMTLTTNPANFHTEIEQAAFEPSNLVPGIGPSPDKMLLGRMFSYPDAHRYRIGANYNELPVNRPRSGVRSYNKDGHLRHHNPGDPVYVPNSKGGPHSDTDRFGEPAGWHVDGEMIHAAYNLHSQDDDWGQPGTLVRDVLDDAARQRLVDNIVGHLKDGVGQPVLARAFEYWSNVDADLGARVKAGVTG, encoded by the coding sequence ATGCCTGAGGAGAAGTACAGCACGAACAGCGCGGGTATTCCGACCGAAAGCGAGGAGCACTCGCTCACCGCCGGACCCGACGGACCGATCCTGTTGCACGATCACTACCTGATCGAGAAGATGGCGCTGTTCAACCGGGAACGGGTTCCCGAGCGTCAACCGCACGCCAAGGGCGCCGGGGCGTTCGGGCACTTCGAGGTGACCAACGACGTCAGCCAGTTCACCAAGGCGGACCTGTTCCAGCCGGGCCGCCGCACCGACCTAGTGATTCGGTTCTCGACGGTCGCCGGCGAACGCGGCAGCCCCGACACCTGGCGCGACCCCCGTGGGTTCGCGATCAAGTTCTACACCGACTTCGGCAACTACGACATGGTCGGCAACAACACCCCGATCTTCTTCGTGCGCGACCCCATGAAGTTCCAGGACTTCATCCGGTCTCAGAAGCGACGGGCCGACAACGACATGCGCGACCACGACATGCAGTGGGACTTCTGGACCCTGTCACCGGAGTCGGCTCATCAGGTCACCTGGCTGATGGGAGACCGGGGCATCCCGGCCAACTGGCGACACATGGACGGCTTCTCCAGCCACACCTACCTGTGGGTCAACGCCGGGGGAGAGCGTTTCTGGGTCAAGTACCACTTCAAGACCGACCAGGGCAACGACTTCCTGACCCAAGCCGATGCCGATCGTCTGGCCGGTGAGGACGGTGACTATCACCGTCGAGACCTGTGGCAGGCGCTGGAGCGTGGTGACCATCCCAGCTGGACGCTGAAGATGCAGGTCATGCCGTTCGCCGATGCCCCCGACTACCGGTTCAACCCGTTCGACCTGACCAAGGTCTGGCCGCATGGCGACTATCCGCTGATCGAGGTGGGCCGGATGACGTTGACCACGAACCCGGCGAACTTCCACACCGAGATCGAACAGGCGGCGTTCGAGCCCAGTAACCTGGTGCCCGGTATCGGTCCCAGCCCCGACAAGATGCTGTTGGGCCGGATGTTCTCCTATCCGGACGCTCATCGGTACCGGATCGGCGCCAACTACAACGAACTACCGGTCAACCGACCGCGATCCGGCGTTCGGTCGTACAACAAGGACGGACACCTGCGCCATCACAACCCGGGCGACCCGGTGTACGTTCCCAACTCGAAGGGCGGACCGCACTCCGACACCGATCGATTCGGGGAACCGGCTGGGTGGCACGTCGACGGCGAGATGATTCACGCCGCCTACAACCTCCACTCCCAGGACGACGACTGGGGACAACCAGGCACGCTGGTGCGGGACGTCCTCGACGACGCCGCCCGTCAACGGCTGGTCGACAACATCGTCGGGCACCTCAAGGACGGTGTCGGTCAACCGGTGCTGGCTCGCGCGTTCGAATACTGGAGCAACGTCGACGCCGACCTGGGTGCCCGAGTCAAGGCGGGGGTCACCGGCTGA
- a CDS encoding VOC family protein, protein MAELRDLVIDAEHAATLARFWSEALDGYRIAPYDDAELARLKAEGIDSPEGDPTVLLEPLDGAGPRIFVQTVPELKSVKNRLHLDLWAADHERERDRLIGLGAEIAAEHPEWTTLTDPQGNEFCLMR, encoded by the coding sequence ATGGCAGAACTTCGCGATCTGGTGATAGACGCCGAGCACGCCGCCACCCTGGCCCGGTTCTGGTCCGAGGCCTTGGACGGCTACCGGATCGCCCCCTATGACGACGCCGAACTGGCTCGGCTCAAGGCCGAGGGGATCGACTCCCCGGAGGGCGACCCGACCGTGCTTCTCGAACCCCTCGACGGCGCCGGGCCTCGGATCTTCGTTCAGACCGTGCCGGAACTGAAGTCGGTGAAGAACCGACTGCACTTGGATCTGTGGGCAGCCGATCACGAGCGGGAACGCGACCGCCTGATCGGGCTGGGCGCCGAGATCGCAGCCGAACATCCCGAGTGGACGACGCTGACGGACCCGCAGGGCAACGAGTTCTGTCTGATGCGTTGA
- a CDS encoding serine hydrolase domain-containing protein, translating to MFDRLSETLTDLVTTTGFSGSILVTDGGTTRFQECHGHANRADEVPITPSTRFGLGSVTKIFTSATVLSLVADDLITTDTRLVDVLPAEARPTGLLPQTTIGHLLSHTSGIADYFEEETATADWPQEFAALWRDRPVYTVLRPADYLPLFAELPPYREPGGRYQYSNAGYVLLGLVIEAVTGIEYADAVHRRVFEPAEMTDSGFFAADAVLPHIATGYLPPLSEGGPWRSNIFAMPSVGGSDGGSVSSPADLDRFLTRLDGGAILPADQTASMFQPHVAVTDDIHMGYGVYLRGNGSSRYWQSEGFDPGYEAILRRFPEFDVNVVVLSNVNDVAGAVCAVVTETVLATYGG from the coding sequence GTGTTCGATCGACTTTCCGAAACCCTCACCGACCTCGTCACCACCACCGGCTTCTCCGGCTCGATCCTGGTCACCGACGGCGGAACCACCCGCTTTCAGGAATGCCATGGTCACGCCAACCGCGCCGACGAGGTGCCGATAACCCCCAGCACCCGGTTCGGATTGGGATCGGTCACCAAGATCTTCACCTCCGCCACCGTGTTGAGCCTGGTGGCGGACGACCTGATAACCACCGACACCCGTCTGGTGGACGTCCTGCCCGCCGAGGCCCGCCCCACCGGGCTGTTGCCGCAGACGACGATCGGTCACCTGCTCAGTCACACCTCCGGAATCGCCGACTACTTCGAGGAGGAGACCGCCACCGCCGACTGGCCACAGGAGTTCGCCGCGTTGTGGCGGGATCGGCCGGTGTACACCGTACTGCGGCCCGCCGACTACCTGCCGTTGTTCGCCGAACTGCCGCCGTATCGAGAACCGGGTGGGCGCTACCAGTACTCCAACGCCGGTTATGTCCTGTTGGGCCTGGTCATCGAGGCCGTCACGGGCATCGAGTACGCCGACGCGGTCCATCGACGGGTATTCGAACCGGCGGAGATGACCGACAGCGGATTCTTCGCCGCCGACGCCGTGCTGCCTCACATCGCCACCGGTTACCTGCCGCCGCTATCGGAAGGCGGTCCATGGCGCAGCAACATCTTCGCGATGCCTAGCGTGGGTGGATCCGACGGCGGGTCGGTGTCCAGCCCGGCCGACCTCGACCGGTTTCTGACCCGGTTGGACGGTGGCGCCATCCTGCCGGCGGATCAGACCGCAAGCATGTTCCAACCGCACGTCGCGGTCACCGACGACATTCACATGGGCTACGGGGTCTACCTGCGCGGCAACGGAAGCAGCCGTTATTGGCAGTCGGAGGGCTTCGACCCCGGCTACGAGGCGATCCTGCGTCGGTTCCCGGAGTTCGACGTCAACGTGGTCGTGTTGAGCAATGTCAACGACGTCGCCGGCGCGGTGTGCGCGGTGGTGACCGAGACCGTTCTGGCCACCTACGGGGGCTGA
- a CDS encoding family 10 glycosylhydrolase, with amino-acid sequence MMKRRAATAWMAMIGLLAALFTATPAAAEEPPPEQWRSLWVDAFNDGIYTPDQVSTLVEEATQLNVNALIVQVARRYDCFCNRALYPRTDAAITPAPYDPLDEVIEQAHAAGIEVHAWVNVNTMWNSATPPRSPEHVFNQHGPSATGEDRWLNKKADGSELVGANAYVDPGHPEAAAYIVDGVRSIVSQYDVDGINLDYVRYPDGSSTTTHSDWGYNDVSVARFQELTGRTDVPAPEDAAWGDWRREQITNLVRKIYLAMYEINPLARLSHDGITYAYGPQTMGSWEQTRPYAEVLQDWKAWLAEGIVDTTVAMNYKRNWMDDQAQMFDEWNEVLADWQGDRHSVSGPALYLNSIEDSVDQVRDALAPTTAGNTMAGWSGYSYAVTSLDANGDASLRDSERQKLIEALTVGQDAPFAQKASVPEMTWKTQPTTGQVVGQANLITGVPLDQVRFTLEPITGSGSTQERLSDGTGWFGFANVDPGVYFVKITMPDGVVGTPLAVVRVTAGDIASADFTRLIPLP; translated from the coding sequence ATGATGAAACGCCGGGCCGCCACCGCATGGATGGCAATGATCGGCCTGTTGGCCGCTCTGTTCACCGCCACACCCGCCGCCGCCGAGGAACCACCGCCCGAACAATGGCGCAGTCTCTGGGTGGACGCGTTCAACGACGGCATCTACACCCCCGACCAGGTCTCCACTCTGGTCGAGGAGGCCACCCAGCTCAACGTCAACGCGCTGATCGTGCAGGTGGCGCGACGATACGACTGCTTCTGCAACCGAGCCCTGTACCCGCGCACCGACGCCGCGATCACCCCGGCACCCTACGACCCGCTCGACGAGGTCATCGAACAGGCCCATGCCGCCGGCATCGAGGTGCACGCCTGGGTCAACGTCAACACGATGTGGAACTCGGCGACCCCGCCCCGCTCGCCGGAGCACGTGTTCAACCAGCACGGACCGTCGGCGACCGGCGAGGACCGCTGGCTCAACAAGAAGGCCGACGGCAGCGAACTGGTCGGCGCCAACGCCTATGTCGACCCCGGTCACCCGGAGGCGGCGGCCTACATCGTCGACGGGGTGCGCAGCATCGTCTCCCAATACGATGTGGACGGCATCAACCTCGACTACGTCCGTTACCCCGACGGCAGTTCCACCACCACCCACTCCGACTGGGGTTACAACGACGTGTCGGTCGCCCGGTTCCAGGAGTTGACCGGTCGCACCGACGTCCCCGCCCCCGAGGACGCGGCGTGGGGTGACTGGCGACGTGAGCAGATCACCAACCTGGTTCGCAAGATCTACCTGGCCATGTACGAGATCAACCCGCTGGCCCGGTTGTCTCACGACGGCATCACCTACGCCTACGGCCCGCAGACGATGGGCAGCTGGGAACAGACCCGCCCGTACGCGGAGGTGTTGCAGGACTGGAAAGCCTGGTTGGCCGAGGGCATCGTCGACACCACGGTCGCGATGAACTACAAGCGCAACTGGATGGACGACCAGGCGCAGATGTTCGACGAGTGGAACGAGGTACTCGCCGACTGGCAGGGTGACCGACACTCGGTCTCCGGCCCCGCGTTGTACCTCAACAGCATCGAGGACAGCGTCGACCAGGTTCGGGACGCCCTGGCCCCGACGACGGCCGGCAACACGATGGCGGGTTGGTCGGGTTACTCCTACGCGGTGACCAGTCTGGATGCCAACGGTGACGCTTCGCTGCGTGATTCGGAACGTCAGAAGCTGATCGAGGCCCTCACCGTCGGCCAGGACGCGCCGTTCGCGCAGAAGGCGTCGGTACCGGAGATGACCTGGAAGACACAGCCGACCACCGGTCAAGTGGTGGGTCAGGCGAACCTGATCACCGGGGTCCCCCTCGACCAGGTCCGGTTCACCCTGGAACCGATCACCGGTTCGGGATCCACTCAGGAGCGTCTCAGTGACGGAACCGGCTGGTTCGGTTTCGCCAATGTTGATCCGGGCGTGTACTTCGTGAAGATCACGATGCCCGACGGTGTGGTGGGTACCCCGTTGGCGGTGGTCAGGGTGACCGCCGGTGACATCGCCTCCGCCGACTTCACCAGGCTCATTCCGCTGCCATAG
- a CDS encoding NADP-dependent oxidoreductase, whose translation MKAMVLNEYGGPEQLRMAEVPDPKYGPSEVRIRVKAAGVNPVDWKLATGGLDLLMNVDFPLISGWDVAGVVEAVGADSPEFAVGDEVFGYLRKDWVQFGAYAELATANVRMLAHKPAALSWEQAAGVPLAGLTAHRAIELSGLREGETVLIHAAAGGVGSLGTQIALARGAKVIGTAGIGNHDYLSQLGATPIEYGEGVIDRVRGVAPDGVDVVLDFVGGGVIAQSAELVTDRSRLLSIADHTVDQVGGRVVWVRPDAAGLTELAELAASGKFAVHVSETFPLERAADAWRASQSGHTRGKIVLTVS comes from the coding sequence ATGAAGGCGATGGTTCTCAACGAATACGGTGGCCCCGAACAACTGCGGATGGCCGAAGTGCCCGATCCGAAATACGGACCCAGTGAAGTACGGATTCGCGTCAAAGCCGCCGGTGTCAATCCGGTGGACTGGAAACTCGCCACCGGTGGGCTCGACCTGCTCATGAACGTCGATTTCCCGCTCATCTCCGGCTGGGACGTCGCCGGCGTCGTCGAAGCCGTCGGAGCCGACTCGCCGGAGTTCGCGGTGGGTGACGAGGTGTTCGGCTACCTCCGCAAGGACTGGGTGCAGTTCGGAGCCTATGCCGAACTCGCCACCGCCAACGTGCGGATGCTCGCCCACAAGCCCGCCGCGCTGTCCTGGGAGCAGGCCGCCGGGGTACCGCTGGCCGGCCTGACGGCCCACCGCGCCATCGAACTGTCCGGGCTGCGGGAGGGCGAGACCGTCCTGATCCACGCCGCCGCCGGCGGAGTGGGTTCACTGGGCACCCAGATAGCGTTGGCCAGAGGCGCGAAGGTCATCGGCACCGCCGGTATCGGCAACCACGATTACCTGTCGCAGTTGGGCGCCACACCGATCGAGTACGGCGAGGGGGTGATCGACCGGGTTCGTGGTGTCGCGCCCGACGGGGTCGACGTGGTGTTGGACTTCGTCGGTGGCGGAGTCATCGCGCAATCGGCCGAGCTGGTCACCGACCGGTCCCGGCTGCTGTCGATCGCCGATCACACGGTGGACCAGGTTGGTGGCCGGGTGGTGTGGGTGCGGCCCGACGCCGCCGGACTGACCGAACTGGCCGAACTTGCCGCGTCCGGCAAATTCGCGGTTCACGTCTCCGAGACCTTCCCGCTGGAACGGGCCGCCGATGCGTGGCGTGCCAGCCAGTCCGGCCACACCCGAGGCAAGATCGTCCTCACCGTCTCCTAG